The genomic window GCGTGGTGGTGAGGTCCTCTTCGTTGTTCATGGGTCCTGTCCTCGCGCGTGGTGGAGTGCTGCCGCCACATTCCATGCAGATATGGCCGGCACCTCCCCGCTCGCGGATCGTGATGGCGCTCCTCTCCGCGCGGCCGGCCGGGCCGCCCCGCCACCCTACGAGCGGCTTGGCGACCCCGGGCGCCTGGAGCGGACGACCGCCACGATCAGCGCGCCGAGGCCCACGACCACCGCCACGACCGCCCCCGCGCCGCGCGCACGAGCGGGCCGCGGGGCCGACACCGTGTGCTCGAGCGCCTGACGCTCCGGGTCGAGCGATCCGCGCGGGAGCTCCACGGCCGCGCCCACCACCCGCGACCCGAACATGAGTGCGTACGCTTTCGTGAGCTCGGCGCCGAAGAAGAGGATCTGCGTGGAGTAGTAGACCCACAGCAGAATGATAACCAGCGATCCGGCCGCGCCGTAGGCGCTCGCAACGGTGGCGCGCGACAGGTAGAGCCCGATCAGGTACTTGCCGGCGATGAAGAGCGCCGCCGTCACGATCGCGCCGGTCGCCGTGTCGCGCCAGCCGATGTCGACGTCCGGGAGCACGGCGTAGATGACGGCGAACAGGATGCACAGCACGGCGAAGGAGACGGCGTTCGTGAGCGCGACACCGACCACGGAGCTGAGCCCGGGCAAGACCCTGGCCGCCCACTCGCCGAAGGACGAGACCACGGTGTTGATGATGAGCAGGATGATGAGCAGCAGCCCCATCGCCAGCACCATCAGGAACGTGGTGAGGCGGCGGCGCGCACGCCTCCAGATCCCCTCGCGCGGGCTGGGCATCGCGTCCCACACCGTGTTCATCGCGGACTGAAGCTCGGCGAACACGGCGCCGGCGCCGATGAGCAGCGCGCCTGCGCCCAGGATGGTGGCGAGCGTGCCGCTTCCGCGCTGACTCGCGCCACGGATCATCGACTGGAGCGAGCGCGCCGTCTCCGGCCCAACGAAGGGCGCGGCCTGGCTCACGATGGCGCCTTCGGCGGCCGCCCGACCGAACACCAGGCCGGCGACCGCCACAGCGATCACGAGCAGCGGGGCCAGCGAGATCGTGGTGTAGTAGGCCAGGGCGGCGCCCAGGCGCGGGGCGCCGTCCTTGCCGTATTCCGCCATCGCGCGGCGGAGCAAGCGCCAGGCATTGCGCGCATACAT from Chthonomonadales bacterium includes these protein-coding regions:
- a CDS encoding YihY/virulence factor BrkB family protein, whose protein sequence is MYARNAWRLLRRAMAEYGKDGAPRLGAALAYYTTISLAPLLVIAVAVAGLVFGRAAAEGAIVSQAAPFVGPETARSLQSMIRGASQRGSGTLATILGAGALLIGAGAVFAELQSAMNTVWDAMPSPREGIWRRARRRLTTFLMVLAMGLLLIILLIINTVVSSFGEWAARVLPGLSSVVGVALTNAVSFAVLCILFAVIYAVLPDVDIGWRDTATGAIVTAALFIAGKYLIGLYLSRATVASAYGAAGSLVIILLWVYYSTQILFFGAELTKAYALMFGSRVVGAAVELPRGSLDPERQALEHTVSAPRPARARGAGAVVAVVVGLGALIVAVVRSRRPGSPSRS